The genomic interval AGGGCGGACAATCCGCCCTTGTCGCTCGCCATCAAATAGATGGCCAGGAACCATTGCACCAGGGGCACATTGGACGAATGAAAAATTGTGCCGGCCGTCACCGAGGTCTGATGGCGACAGTGCCCGCACTGAAAGAGTTTTCGTCCGGCGATCCAGTATCCGCGGTCATGGCCGCATTTCGGACATCGAAACCCCTCGGGCCAGCGCTTTTGTTTCAGCGCCTCCAAGCAGGCCTCTTCCGTGCCAAACCGCGCTTGCCACTGCAAGAGGTTCGTCGCTTCAGCTTTCATCTCAGACCTCCTTTCTCTATGCCTCACAGAGAGTTAGAGCTTGATTGCTGAGAATGATTCAGAGGCATGTTTTGGTATTGCCGCGAAACCTCCACCCTGGGATTTTGGCGCATCGATCCCGATGGCGCGGCTTTCTGGCAGGAATGGCGTCTTGCGCCCCAGGAAGTAGACCACCTTCGTCGGCAGTACGTGCAAGAGGGAGCGCAAGCATCGATGTCCTCCGATGTGCAACCGCGTGCCGTTGGTTTTTAGGGAAGATCCCTGCTGTTGTCTGGACGGAAGGCCTTTTACGGATCGAAACGGTATTCCCTGGGGGAAGCCCATCGATCCACGAGAGGCCTTCCGCCTCCTGTATCCCGCTCAGCCGCAAAGGAGTGTGAGGTTATGAAGCAGTTACCGATCATGGCGCAAGTCGCCCAAGGGCGCCTTTCGGGGTTTGCACTGGGACCTTTGGTTCATTCCGCTGAGCAATGCCGAACCTCCGGAACGCAAGGTGCGGCGGATCGGTGCGGTGTATGTGATACGCTTACCCGACCTGGTCTTGCCGGCGCTCCAGCATCTCCTTGAGACGCGTATGCGTGAAAGTTATCTGCTCTGCCTTTGCGTTAGCCAGATCTTTCGCGGCTGCCACCCGCGCGACCACGCCTTCATCCAATCGGACTGGGCAATCTGGTCTTGAGGAGAGCCCCATGCATCCCTTACTTGCCAGCGTCCTCCAAACCCTTTTCGTCCTGGGGCTGACCATCCTGTTGGCCTATCCCCTCGGAATATATCTCGACTCGGTCTACAACGGCCGCGTGTTTTGGGCGCGGCGGGTATTGGGTCCGATAGAGGAGATGATCTACCACCTGGCAGGCAGCGCACCAGGACATGGATTGGAAACGTTACGCTCTCAGCTTTTTGGGCTTCAACGGGCTCGGCGCACCGAGTCTCTACGTCCTGTTGCGTTGGCAAGGGGCTTTGCCTTTCAATCCGGAACACTTTGCCGGCATGTCGCCCATTATGGCCTTTAACACCGCCGCAAGTTTCGTGACCACCACCAATCTGCAGGATTATGGTGGCGAGAGCACGTTGAGTTATCTATCCAAAGCCGCAGGCCTTGCGCAGCAGAATTTCCTCGCCGCCGCCAGTGGCGTCGTTACGCTGCTGGCAGTGGCCCGCGCCTTCATGCGCAGCGAAGGACGGGGGCTCGGCAATTTCTGGGTAGACACCACCCGAACGGTGCTGTACCTCTTCTTGCCGTTGGCCGCCATTTTTACGGTGTTTTATATCCAGCAAGGAGCCATTGAGAATTGGGTGGCCTATGTCCACGCGGATTTGATACAGCCCTTTTGGCATGACGGTCACTGGATAAGACATCAGGTTCTGGCCATGGGGCCGGCTGCCTCACAGGAAGCGATCACCATACTGGCGGGGGATGGAGGAGCTGTTTTCAACGCAGGTGTGGCACATCCCTTCGTGAATCCGACGCCTTTGTCCAACCTCGGGCAGATGGTGTCCTTTTTGCTCATCCCCACCGCCCTGATTTTCTGGTTCGGGCGTGCCTTGCGGCGCCCCCGGGTAGCTTGGGCGATTCTCGCCTGTACCACGCTCTTATGGCTCCCTCTGGCTGTGACGAGCGAAGCGGCGGACCTCGTTTCCAATCCCCAATTCCCACCCAGCGTTTCTCGCGCAAGCGGCCCAGACGCGGGCGGAGGTGGTAATCTGGAGGGGGTTGATCTGCGCTTCGGATCCGGCGCATGTGCGCTTTTCGGCAGTCTCGCTGCCACCACGGGAGCCGGTATGTCTGGCTGTGCCTACGACTCCATGATGCCGCTATCCAGTGGTATCAACATGGTATTTATGCAGCTGGGGGAGCTCTTGTTTGGGGGAGCTCGTGTGGGCCTGGAGAGCTTCCTGGCAACTATGATCTTTGCGGTTTTTTTAGCAGGATTGATGACCGGGCGCAGTCCAGTCTTCTTGGCCAAAAAAATTGAGGCATTCGAGATCAAAATGGTGGCCTTGTCCCTATTGGTGATGCCGGTGCTTGTGTTGCTCACCACGGCTTTCGCCGTGAGTGTGCCTGACGGACGCGCTGCCGTGTTCAATCCTGGTCCCCAGGGGTTCAGCGAGGTCCTCTACGAATTCACGAGCGCGGTAAACAATAATGGAAGCGATATGGGCGGTCTGAATGTCAACACCACCTTCTACAACGCACTCTCGGCCATGGCAATGCTGTTCGGAAGATACTTTGGAATACTGCCGCTTCTGGCCATGGCTGGGAGTCTTATCCAAAAGAAGCGGTTGCCGCAAGGCGCGGGAATATTGCGAGAGAGCTCGGTACTCATGATTCTCTTCGT from Acidithiobacillus caldus ATCC 51756 carries:
- the kdpA gene encoding potassium-transporting ATPase subunit KdpA — protein: MDWKRYALSFLGFNGLGAPSLYVLLRWQGALPFNPEHFAGMSPIMAFNTAASFVTTTNLQDYGGESTLSYLSKAAGLAQQNFLAAASGVVTLLAVARAFMRSEGRGLGNFWVDTTRTVLYLFLPLAAIFTVFYIQQGAIENWVAYVHADLIQPFWHDGHWIRHQVLAMGPAASQEAITILAGDGGAVFNAGVAHPFVNPTPLSNLGQMVSFLLIPTALIFWFGRALRRPRVAWAILACTTLLWLPLAVTSEAADLVSNPQFPPSVSRASGPDAGGGGNLEGVDLRFGSGACALFGSLAATTGAGMSGCAYDSMMPLSSGINMVFMQLGELLFGGARVGLESFLATMIFAVFLAGLMTGRSPVFLAKKIEAFEIKMVALSLLVMPVLVLLTTAFAVSVPDGRAAVFNPGPQGFSEVLYEFTSAVNNNGSDMGGLNVNTTFYNALSAMAMLFGRYFGILPLLAMAGSLIQKKRLPQGAGILRESSVLMILFVTFVIVVLGAITFLPAFALGPLAAQWAILPPPQLQW